Genomic window (Pseudomonas xantholysinigenes):
ATCGTGGTGCTGTCGTCGATCCTGGTGCAGGGGCTGACGGTCGGCAAGGTGGTCAAGCGCGTAAGCCAACAAGCCTGATGCATCGAGCTGGCTGCTTCGCGGGTAAACCCGCTCCCACAGGATGGCAGAACCTTCAAGGGCGCCGAAGGATCTGTGGGAGCGGGTTTACCCGCGAAGGGCCGAACGCCGCTCTCACTCCACCGCGCTGTCCGGGAACTGGTCCTGGATGTACTTGATCTCGGTGCGTCCATGGGGAGCCGGCAAGCCGTCGTCGCCCAGGTTGACGAAGACCATCTTGTCGACGGTCAGGATCGCCTTGCGGGTGATCTTGTTGCGCACTTCGCACTTGAGGGTGATCGAGGTACGCCCAAACTCGGTGGCGGTGATGCCCAGCTCGATGATGTCGCCCTGGCGCGAGGCGCTGACGAAGTTGATCTCGGAAATGTACTTGGTCACCACCCGCTGGTTGCCCAGCTGGACGATGGCGTAGATCGCCGCCTCTTCGTCGATCCAGCGCAACAGGCTGCCGCCGAACAGCGTGCCGTTGGGGTTGAGGTCTTCGGGTTTTACCCATTTGCGGGTGTGAAAGTTCATCTGGACTCCTGACCGGCTTGGCTGACGTGGGCTAATGATGGCAGACCGCTCGGTCACCCTCCATTGAACATCGACTATCGTCTCGATTAATCGACAGAAAGTCTTGGGTGTGTCACACGCCCGCGGCTATAATCCCTGCCGTTTCACATGGTCCCCCGCAGTGGTGGCCATCCCGCCACCCAGCCGAGGGGCGCTGCAGCAGGTTCGTCCTGTCAGGCTCGGTTGGGGCGTTGTCCGCCTGGCGGACGCTCAACGCACAACGGCGCCCATTCGCACACTACGAATGGAGGCTCTCAATGAGCGCTGTAAACACGCCTGCAGGTTTTTCCGATTTCAAGGTCGCCGACATCTCCCTGGCCGACTGGGGCCGCAAGGAAGTCATCATCGCCGAGTCGGAAATGCCGGCACTGATGGGCCTGCGCCGCAAATACCAAGCCGAACAACCGCTCAAGGGCGCGAAGATCATCGGCTGCATCCACATGACCATCCAGACCGCCGTGCTGATCGAGACCCTGGTCGCCCTGGGCGCCGAAGTGCGCTGGTCGTCGTGCAACATCTTCTCGACCCAGGACCAGGCCGCCGCCGCCATCGCCGCCGCCGGCATCCCGGTGTTCGCCTGGAAAGGTGAAACCGAGCAGGAATACGAGTGGTGCATCGAGCAGACCATCCTCAAGGACGGCCAGCCATGGGACGCCAACATGGTGCTGGACGACGGCGGTGACCTGACCGAAATCCTGCACAAGAAATACCCGGCCATGCTGGACAAGATCCACGGCGTGACCGAAGAGACCACCACCGGCGTGCACCGCCTGCTCGACATGCTGGCCAAGGGCGAGCTGAAAGTCCCGGCGATCAACGTCAACGACTCGGTCACCAAGAGCAAGAACGACAACAAGTACGGCTGCCGTCACAGCCTCAACGACGCCATCAAGCGTGGCACCGACCACCTGCTGTCGGGCAAGCAGGCCCTGGTGATCGGCTACGGCGACGTGGGCAAGGGCTCGGCCCAGTCCCTGCGCCAGGAAGGCATGATCGTCAAGGTCACCGAAGTCGACCCGATCTGCGCCATGCAAGCCTGCATGGACGGCTTCGAAGTGGTCTCGCCATTCAAGGACGGCATCAACACCGGCACCGAAGCCGGCATCAACAAGGACCTGCTGGGCCGCATCGACCTGATCGTCACCACCACCGGTAACGTCAACGTCTGCGACGCCAACATGCTCAA
Coding sequences:
- a CDS encoding acyl-CoA thioesterase — its product is MNFHTRKWVKPEDLNPNGTLFGGSLLRWIDEEAAIYAIVQLGNQRVVTKYISEINFVSASRQGDIIELGITATEFGRTSITLKCEVRNKITRKAILTVDKMVFVNLGDDGLPAPHGRTEIKYIQDQFPDSAVE
- the ahcY gene encoding adenosylhomocysteinase, producing the protein MSAVNTPAGFSDFKVADISLADWGRKEVIIAESEMPALMGLRRKYQAEQPLKGAKIIGCIHMTIQTAVLIETLVALGAEVRWSSCNIFSTQDQAAAAIAAAGIPVFAWKGETEQEYEWCIEQTILKDGQPWDANMVLDDGGDLTEILHKKYPAMLDKIHGVTEETTTGVHRLLDMLAKGELKVPAINVNDSVTKSKNDNKYGCRHSLNDAIKRGTDHLLSGKQALVIGYGDVGKGSAQSLRQEGMIVKVTEVDPICAMQACMDGFEVVSPFKDGINTGTEAGINKDLLGRIDLIVTTTGNVNVCDANMLKALKKRAVVCNIGHFDNEIDTAFMRKNWAWEEVKPQVHKIHRTGAGTFDPQNDDYLILLAEGRLVNLGNATGHPSRIMDGSFANQVLAQIFLFEQKFAELPAAKKAERLTVEVLPKKLDEEVALEMVRGFGGVVTQLTPQQAEYIGVTVEGPFKPDAYRY